Proteins from a genomic interval of Dermacentor variabilis isolate Ectoservices chromosome 8, ASM5094787v1, whole genome shotgun sequence:
- the LOC142591502 gene encoding uncharacterized protein LOC142591502, translating to MDLQIILDVYACAAYVVEYVNRANRGVSSLSRAIKNVIAEDPEAQLSYEQALRKLGVHMLNAIEMSAQEAAWMLLQFGMSQTSTDVIFVNTVWPEERVRSRKSGREMDAEHLELTSTDIWRKSAVEKYEERPPELEHVMLAEFMKDYNINKMTKRRKTAILRCRDYGINDVVNYKREHVMYLPFRRENDFLDGNAFESVFDENKERIMEVKSKYNSGVTKAELLEYIRDINDQNGQEVSSTSVQEEDENKDGVSERTRARLVEENDDTDIVPESTVTSVVVAAMCPGVKKREDCMPLDEFYARMKMTNHRQRMLIEKVINRATNEDAKPLRIFFTRPAGCGKTFTLRLIMDVYNRYCKSRKIGYGDGEISGVNAYIACATTGKAAVALNGITVHSPFKIVMTSGREDKGLSASDLNTFRTLFRGVRCIIIDEVSMLSSDLLRQVDRRLREIRPDRMLEPFGGFDIILCGDMRQLPPVRASEVYKRPKSCGAVYNTDVLPWHHLEYLPLTQVVRQSDAVFSTLLTKIGDGEVLEDFEVKLLEFRFIDPEDNAAQRYDAVRLCGCP from the coding sequence ATGGATTTGCAAATCATTCTGGATGTATATGCCTGCGCTGCCTACGTAGTCGAGTACGTGAATAGGGCTAACCGCGGTGTATCGTCTCTTAGCAGAGCCATTAAGAATGTGATTGCCGAAGACCCAGAGGCTCAACTGTCTTACGAACAGGCGTTGCGAAAACTGGGTGTACACATGCTGAATGCCATCGAGATGTCTGCCCAAGAAGCTGCCTGGATGCTACTTCAGTTTGGAATGAGCCAAACAAGCACAGATGTAATCTTTGTGAACACTGTATGGCCGGAAGAACGGGTCAGAAGTAGGAAAAGCGGACGCGAAATGGATGCTGAACACTTGGAATTAACCAGCACTGATATATGGCGAAAGAGCGCTGTGGAAAAGTATGAAGAACGCCCCCCTGAATTGGAGCACGTCATGCTCGCAGAGTTTATGAAAGATTACAACATCAACAagatgaccaagcgaagaaaaacgGCAATACTTCGGTGCCGGGACTATGGTATAAACGATGTCGTCAACTACAAACGAGAGCACGTGATGTACTTACCATTTAGAAGGGAGAACGACTTTCTGGATGGCAATGCATTTGAAAGTGTCTTTgacgagaacaaagaaagaatcaTGGAGGTGAAAAGCAAGTATAACAGTGGAGTTACGAAGGCTGAACTACTGGAATACATTCGTGACATCAATGATCAGAATGGCCAAGAGGTGTCATCCACAAGTGTGCAGGAAGAAGACGAAAACAAGGATGGGGTAAGCGAACGAACTCGTGCTAGGCTGGTCGAAGAGAACGACGACACGGACATTGTACCAGAAAGCACAGTTACAAGCGTCGTCGTGGCTGCAATGTGCCCAGGCGTGAAGAAAAGGGAAGACTGTATGCCTTTGGATGAATTCTACGCAAGAATGAAAATGACCAACCATCGCCAAAGAATGTTAATCGAAAAGGTTATAAATCGCGCCACCAATGAGGACGCCAAGCCTCTTAGAATCTTCTTCACTAGACCGGCCGGGTGCGGCAAGACCTTCACTCTCCGTTTAATTATGGATGTCTACAATCGGTACTGTAAAAGTCGAAAGATTGGTTACGGAGATGGTGAAATATCGGGAGTAAACGCCTACATAGCGTGCGCCACAACCGGTAAGGCTGCCGTTGCACTTAATGGTATAACTGTGCACTCACCCTTCAAGATCGTCATGACATCAGGCCGTGAAGACAAGGGCCTTTCTGCCTCGGATCTGAACACATTTCGAACCCTGTTCAGAGGAGTGAGATGTATCATTATCGACGAGGTCAGCATGTTATCTTCGGACctgcttcgacaagtggaccGGCGGCTTCGTGAAATAAGGCCGGACAGGATGTTGGAACCCTTTGGGGGCTTCGATATCATTCTATGTGGAGACATGAGGCAGCTGCCGCCCGTTAGAGCATCCGAGGTGTACAAGCGACCAAAGTCATGTGGAGCCGTGTATAACACAGATGTTCTACCGTGGCATCACCTGGAATACTTACCCCTAACCCAAGTTGTCCGCCAAAGCGACGCAGTCTTCTCAACTCTCTTAACCAAGATTGGCGATGGCGAAGTGTTGGAGGACTTTGAAGTTAAACTACTGGAATTTAGATTTATAGACCCGGAGGATAATGCAGCGCAGCGTTACGACGCAGTTCGTCTGTGTGGTTGCCCGTGA